The proteins below are encoded in one region of Pomacea canaliculata isolate SZHN2017 linkage group LG7, ASM307304v1, whole genome shotgun sequence:
- the LOC112568708 gene encoding cilia- and flagella-associated protein 45-like, which yields MPGSAVSFSNSSASSGSKRGKSRQYRTVSHTSQIDESLFGKPNSEKMRQEILQDKWTSENAPIEDEALERNNNRSGKTKNKKEVVQLITKDLIRNLIIPSEDPSGESIILPRDQFFRILEASRYRSKEELLAEAERLKQQRQEELENAQATRNRMKALDLARVKNQALNDLEQEAQDKADILLARANSLRLEAEDEIKHLNELILNAKCHAIRDAQLLEKNQITKEMADEERRLDTMMEIDRQTGLKLQEEIEKRRKDEQMMGAAKLMEQIHENEQDRLFELERKDQENIQMQKYIEKLMQEDQIQVEKKHERQINLREDLDHANSEILRRKELRKEQERAEEEKVLEFQRQKAEREEAYEKEQERIRIEKEKETARMRALQERAADEQAEKDALRAKRAQEQAERDWRAKEAAEARQKAETEAMLREARSKQMQQREHFLGIQAQRERQEFERVLRAQKELIEREKREEAEIHKKRLVHADDVRAQIRKKEQERIAERNAFFEEGVRLDEEARARRARLDEVKNKKLAELKEAGIPDRYLANVERNINQPQHA from the exons ATG CCTGGGAGTGCAGTTTCTTTCTCCAACAGTTCAGCTTCCAGTGGCTCAAAGCGTGGCAAGTCACGACAGTATCGCACAGTGAGCCACACTTCACAGATTGATGAGTCCCTCTTTGGAAAGCCTAATTCAGAGAAAATGCGGCAGGAAATCCTACAGGATAAGTGGACAAGTGAGAATGCTCCAATAGAAGATGAAGCGCTAGAAAGAAACAATAATCGCAGTGGAAAAACCAAGAACAAAAAGGAAGTTGTACAGCTTATTACTAAGGATTTGATTCGAAATTTGAT TATACCTTCAGAAGATCCTTCGGGTGAGTCAATTATTTTGCCCCGGGACCAGTTCTTCCGCATCCTTGAGGCCTCAAGATACCGTTCGAAAGAGGAGTTATTGGCAGAGGCAGAGCGACTGAAACAACAGAGGCAGGAGGAACTG GAAAATGCGCAGGCCACAAGAAACCGAATGAAGGCCCTGGACCTTGCTCGTGTCAAGAATCAGGCATTGAATGATCTTGAACAGGAAGCGCAGGACAAAGCAGATATCCTGCTAGCACGAGCCAATAGCTTACGACTTGAGGCAGAAGATGAGATCAAGCACTTGAATGAG CTGATTCTGAATGCTAAGTGCCACGCAATTAGAGACGCTCAGTTGCTGGAGAAGAATCAGATCACAAAAGAGATGGCAGACGAAGAGAGACGTCTGGACACAATGATGGAG ATTGATCGACAAACTGGCCTCAAACTCCAAGAGGAGATTGAGAAGAGACGCAAAGATGAACAAATGATGGGCGCAGCCAAGCTGATGGAGCAGATTCATGAGAATGAGCAAGACCGCTTGTTTGAGCTGGAACGCAAAGATCAGGAGAACATACAGATGCAAAA GTACATTGAGAAGCTGATGCAGGAAGACCAGATACAGGTTGAAAAGAAGCATGAGAGACAGATAAACCTACGT GAAGATCTTGACCACGCCAACTCTGAAATCTTGAGACGCAAAGAACTGAGGAAAGAGCAAGAAAGAGCTGAAGAGGAAAAAGTGCTGGAATTTCAGAGACAGAAAGCT GAGCGCGAAGAGGCTTATGAGAAGGAACAAGAACGTATACGCattgaaaaagagaaggagacaGCGAGGATGAGAGCCTTGCAGGAGAGGGCAGCTGATGAGCAGGCTGAGAAAGATGCTTTGCGTGCCAAGAGGGCACAGGAGCAGGCGGAGCGTGATTGGCGAGCCAAAGAAGCAGCAGAAGCTCGACAAAAGGCAGAGACAGAGGCCATGCTGCGTGAGGCCAGATCCAAGCAGATGCAACAGCGAGAGCACTTTCTCGGCATCCAGGCTCAACGGGAGCGGCAGGAGTTTGAGAGGGTGCTCAG GGCGCAGAAGGAGCTGATAGAGCGTGAGAAGCGCGAGGAAGCAGAAATTCACAAGAAGCGCTTGGTTCATGCTGATGATGTGCGTGCCCAGATCCGCAAAAAGGAGCAGGAACGAATTGCTGAGCGCAATGCCTTCTTTGAAGAGGGTGTGCGCCTTGATGAAGAAGCACGTGCCAGACGGGCACGCCTTGATGAAGTCAAGAACAAGAAACTGGCAGAGCTTAA GGAAGCTGGAATTCCAGACAGGTATTTGGCGAACGTGGAGCGAAACATCAATCAACCCCAGCATGCATGA
- the LOC112568710 gene encoding 39S ribosomal protein L39, mitochondrial-like — protein sequence MASACRPLWLGKNWTFRARQQCRCLCTKRNLTNSDVRQKRSALFEEEKKRQFSLVTRIEKIEVQYKGTPEDTTLVMNKGLSTPFNCAMHIQELLTSRTALALVDGEPWDMHRPLNKSCQLQFLHFQDEDPTIANNAFWRTCSFTLGYVLENAFKDQYYIELCSFPKPNVKSGSFIYDADLKFDNWKPSKTELNCLSRIGAKLYHSDLQFERLDIDASLAAKIFEDNRFKSAQIPAIAAKSESGSKVTVYRMGDHVDITAGPLISSTSLIGRFTVTAIHDIESPTLGPLKRVQGVALPTQLKMHYWTYDNILVSRGAKLNHAPFPFLSSRESKTKQVAYLEN from the exons ATGGCTTCTGCATGCCGTCCTCTTTGGTTAGGGAAGAATTGGACGTTTAGAGCTCGACAACAATGCC GCTGCTTATGTACCAAGAGAAATCTTACCAATTCAGATGTGCGGCAAAAACGAAGTGCATTGtttgaggaagaaaagaaaaggcagtTTTCTTTAGTCACTCGTATTGAAAAAATTGAGGTCCAGTACAAAGGAACACCTGAAGACACTACATTAGTGATGAACAAAGGACTGTCAACACCTTTCAATTGTGCTATGC ATATACAAGAGCTGTTGACGTCACGAACAGCACTGGCTCTTGTTGATGGTGAACCATGGGATATGCATCGTCCATTAAATAAATCCTGCCAGCTTCAGTTTCTGCATTTTCAGGATGAAGATCCCACTATCGCCAACAAT GCTTTCTGGAGGACATGTTCCTTCACCTTGGGCTATGTCTTGGAAAATGCCTTTAAAGACCAATACTATATAGAACTTTGTAGTTTTCCCAAGCCTAATG TAAAGAGTGGCAGCTTTATCTATGATGCTGACCTCAAGTTTGACAACTGGAAACCCTCAAAA ACAGAACTGAATTGTCTGAGTCGGATTGGTGCCAAGCTGTACCACAGTGACTTGCAGTTTGAGAGGCTTGACATTGATGCTTCTCTGGCTGCAAAAATTTTTGAGGACAACCGGTTCAAGTCTGCACAGATCCCTGCTATTGCTGCAAAGTCAGAAAGCGGATCAAAAGTTACAGTGTACCGCATGGGTGACCATGTGGACATCACAGCAGGACCTCTCATTTCCAGCACCAGCCTCATTGGGCGatttactgtcactgca ATTCATGACATCGAGAGTCCAACACTGGGTCCATTGAAGCGGGTTCAGGGTGTGGCATTACCAACACAGTTGAAG ATGCACTATTGGACTTACGACAATATTCTGGTGTCCAGGGGGGCTAAACTG aatcATGCACCTTTTCC